DNA sequence from the Rhizobium lusitanum genome:
CGAGCCCTGGGATATAGGGCCTGGCGGCTATCAGCTCGGCAATTTTCCGGCCCCTTTCCTGGAATGGAACGACCGTGCCCGCGACGACCTGCGCCGCTTCTGGCGCGGCGACGGCGGCAAGACCGGCGACATCGCCACCATCCTTGCCGGCTCCTCATCCATCTTCGGCCGTGATGGCAGAACCCAGACGCGCAGCGTCAACTTCCTCGCCGCCCATGACGGCTTCACGCTGTTGGACATCGTCTCCTACGAGAACAAGCACAACGAGGCGAACGGCGAGAACAACCGCGACGGTCACAACGAAAACCTCTCCTGGAATAATGGTGTCGAGGGTAGGACGGACGATCTGGCCACACTCAGCAAGCGCCGCGCCGATATCGAGGCCATGCTCTCCACGCTCTTTGCCACGCGCGGCACCATCATGCTAACCGCCGGCGACGAAGGCGGCCGCACGCAGCGCGGCAACAACAATGCCTATTGCCAGGACAACGACATCACCTGGATGGACTGGGCAGCGCTGGACGAGGAGTTGATCGGCCACACCGCCTGGCTCGCCAGCCTCCGCCGCCGCCTCTCAGCCTTCAGCGACATGGGATTTTTCAAAGGTGACGGCGACGTGCTCTGGTTCTCCGCCGAGGGCATGGCGATGACGGTATCCGATTGGGAGCGGTCGGATGCCTGCCTCCTCGGCATGGCGATCGAGACATCAGACCGCGACAGTGGCGGGAAGACATGTCTGGCCATACTGCTCAATCGCGGACACGGGGAACAACGCTTCAAACTCCCTGCGTCGACTAAAGGCGGCTGGTCGTTGCTGACCCCGCAGGGAACGTCGACGGTTCAGAGCGAAATCACGGCATCGGCGCGCTCCGTCAGCTTCCTCATCGAAAACTGATTTCCTTGCATCTTTCCGGCCTTCTTCGCCAGAAAGGGCGAAGAAGCACCAGAACGGAAGAGTATCCTATGCCCGGCGATATTTCGCTTGTTGAGATCATGAAGCGTGTCGGAACCGAACTCGGCACTTCCGACTGGATCACGGTCGACCAGACCATGATCGACACGTTTGCCGATGCGACGCTCGACCATCAGTTCATCCATGTCGATCCCGAACGCGCCAAGGCCGAAACGCCCTATGGCGGCACGATCGCGCACGGCTTCCTGACGCTGTCGCTGCTCTCGGCCATGAACTACAGCGCCCTGCCCAAGATCCGCGAGGAGATCATGGGCATCAACTACGGCTTCGAAAAGATCCGCTTCATGTCGCCGGTCAAATCCGGCACCCGCATTCGCGGTCGCTTCGTGCTTGCCGAAACCCGGCTGCGCGGCGCCAATATGCTTATGCTGACCTACGACGTCAGCGTCGAGATAGAGAATGAGCGCAAACCCGCGCTCACCGCGACCTGGACAACCCTGTCGCAATTCGACCCGAAGGATCGGCCGGAAGAGGCTTAGGGCTTCTTTGAATTGCGAGACATCTTTCTGAAGAGCAAAATGACAAACGCGATCGCCGCGAATGATACATGAACTATATAAAAACTTAAATCCGGCTTTACGTACAGAAAACTTAGAGAAAATTCCTCATATACAATCTGTTCTATTATACGAAAAACTATCCACCCCAAGCTTAGCCATAAACAGAGACCGCACATATAATCTATGCTGAAATTTTGACTTCGCGCCGAGGGCTTTGAGCTTTTCGGCGGAGTCCCTATTCCAGTCCATGACCTGGCATCAACTTCAAGGCTTTCGTTGTCAGAGCCCATGAGCACGAACCTTGTATCGCGCATCACAGCGCACTGATTGCCGGCGAGTGTTTCGAGCCCGCTGATACAACGAGTATGCAACCGAAATTGATGGCAAACAAGATCGATTGCCATCAACTATCGGCATCATGCAATGGCCGATCTTTATATCAGCTTTGCTCGCGAGGGCCTGTCGAACTTAAAGACCCGCATCCTCCGCCGCTTCGGCAAGCAGACCAAACGCATAGTCGGAGAAGGACCGCCAGACTTCGACACGGAACGTCTCCTCGTCGAGCCGCAGCAGCACGATCTCCACCTTGCCGAACAGCGTGCGCGAGCAGGCGCCGACAGGAAACGCGACAAGCGACAGATCCTGCGAGCAGCCGCCGGCAAGCGTCGCTTGCGCGCCTGGGCCGGAGACGATGATCGCGGTGTTGCGATGGGAGACATCGGTTGCCGAATGCAGCACGCCGGCAGACGCCGCGAGAGCAACAAGCTCGGTGCCGCCATCGTCGATCACAAGCCATTCGTCCGGGCCGAGCCAGAGAGCATAACGCCCATGGCCGTGAGCAGACGTCTTCGGCTTGCGCGGCAATTTCACACCGAGCGCCTTGGAAAGACCGGCAATTGAATCATCAGGCGCGCGCAGCGCAATGCGGCTGGCGGCAGCAGCCGGGGTCAGGCGAACGGTGCCGGAGCCGCCATGGCGGCCAGTGAGCGGCACTTTACGGGTTGCGAGATCAACCATTGATCCGGCCTCCTTCCTTGTCAAAGAACACCAGATCCGTCACCTCGACGGCAATCGTCTTGTCGGGCATCGGCACGTAGAGCGTCTTGCCCATGCGCTCGCGGCCACCAGCAACCAGCGCAAAGGCAATCGAGCGGCCGAGATTTTCCGACCAGTAGGCCGAGGTGACATGACCAAGCATGGTCATCGGCTTCGG
Encoded proteins:
- a CDS encoding MaoC family dehydratase, yielding MPGDISLVEIMKRVGTELGTSDWITVDQTMIDTFADATLDHQFIHVDPERAKAETPYGGTIAHGFLTLSLLSAMNYSALPKIREEIMGINYGFEKIRFMSPVKSGTRIRGRFVLAETRLRGANMLMLTYDVSVEIENERKPALTATWTTLSQFDPKDRPEEA
- a CDS encoding sarcosine oxidase subunit gamma, coding for MVDLATRKVPLTGRHGGSGTVRLTPAAAASRIALRAPDDSIAGLSKALGVKLPRKPKTSAHGHGRYALWLGPDEWLVIDDGGTELVALAASAGVLHSATDVSHRNTAIIVSGPGAQATLAGGCSQDLSLVAFPVGACSRTLFGKVEIVLLRLDEETFRVEVWRSFSDYAFGLLAEAAEDAGL